TAATCACCCACTATTTGAAACCAGTGTCGTTTTTTTAAACCAATGTCACTGTAATGTGTTCTGATATTTTCAGAGATATATTACTGTTTCTACTTATCCTTGCAAAGTACCTTCAGTGTTTTCTTGGATTTTGAAGAACTATTTAACTGCAGGGTTTGAGGCTTGGTACTTCAGAAATGGACAGGCTACGTGGATCTGAAGTGAAGAATCTGTTGCGTGAAAGAAAACTGGTACTTATTTTAGATCTGGATCATACACTGATTAACTCAACCAGACTCCATGATATTTCTGCTGCTGAGATGGACCTGGGAATTCAATCTGCTGCATCAAAAAGTAAGTCGTATCTATTAGCATTAAATTTCGAGAACTCTTAGCTGTTTCTATACATGGTGTGATTATGAATATGAACATGGAGGCACTGCCTCTGCAAAATAGATGCTACTCTGCTATGAGTGAAATCATCTCATTTCACTGTAATTATATTTGAAATTGTTTAAAATCTTCAGGGAAAGGAAATTACAGATATTTTGTTCACCAGTTTCACTACATTGCAAATTTGTAACATGTATGGACACTTTATGTTTGAATCGGTGGTCAAAGTTGCTTGAGAAAAAGGATATGATCTTAGGTTTACCTTGAAGTATTATTACAACTTTAACCAACAATTTTGTGCCATCAGATAGAGTGACACCATAATAAAAATGAATAGTTAATCTTGTGGCGTTGTTCATAGTGACTTTCTCTGTTTAGATTGTATCCTTATAGTTTGATTTAGTGGTTAAAATTTTCCAGGAAGATAGTCATCTTTGGTGCCTCATCATTGCTTATTTTGAtagaatagtgggttcaatgcagtTTGCACCACTTAGTATGACTGTTATCTATGGGTCAACCTCAATTGTTTTTGTTGACGTCAAAAAGTAGACTGATAAGGATAGAATAAAATCAACACTTTTTATATGACGAAAGTAGCTGTCTTGCAATACTTAGTTCCAAGTGTACATCAGACTTCCATTTTGTATAGTTGTTTTCTCCAACCTCAGCTTACTTGCTTTCATTCTTGTTGAAACATTTGGTTATCCAGTAATAATTTATAATTATACTTGCGGTTTCCAATATATGTCAGACTTCCATTTTATATATTTGTTTTCCTGCACCTCAACTTATTTGCTTTCACTCTTGTTGAAACCATTTGTTATCTATTTATCCAGTAATTTGTACCTATACTTGTGGTAAACCACTGACATTCCTTAAATGCAGATGATCCAGACGGGAGCTTGTTCACATTACAAGGAATGCATATGCTTACAAAGTTGAGACCTTTTGTCCGTAAATTTTTGGAAGAAGCAAGCAGTATGTTTGAGCTGTATATCTATACCATGGGTGACAAGGCTTATGCAGTCGAAATAGCAAAGCTTCTTGACCCTGGCAATGTCTATTTTGATTCAAAAGTGATTTCTAACTCTGACTGCACTCAGCGGCACCAGAAAGGTCTTGATGTGGTCCTCGGAGCTGACAGTGTCGCAGTCATTCTTGATGACACTGAATATGTAAGTGTTTTTGTTTGGTGAACATGTTTGAtattcatttagtttattgctacgtTGGTTGGTTCCCCATGAAGACTTCACAGTATAATCATTCATTGCCAGTTTTACAAGATTTATTATTGATATCATCTATACGACTGTTTAACCTCGATGGTACTAATTTTTTCAGGTTTGGCAGAAGCATAAAGAAAACCTGATTCTGATGGAGAGATATCATTATTTTGCTGCGAGCTGTCGCCAGTTTGGTTTTAGCAACCAATCTTTGTCGGAGATGATGCAAGATGAAAGGGAGAGCGATGGTGCTCTGGCTACAATTCTGGATGTCCTGAAGCGcatacacacgattttctttgactCGGTAGGTTACTTACAGTTTTATCAGAGTTTATCATCCTGTTGCCTTGCACTGTCTTCTCCCTGTGCATAAACCTCTGTAAGCGTTTAACCATATGCTTCTGCGCCATCTCTTCTGTAGGGTGTTGAAACTGCTCTTTCCTCTCGAGACGTAAGACAGGTAGGTTCTGACTGTGTCGGTTTGACAAGGTCTCATTTGTCTGTTGTAGATTTTGTTTGGTCACAATGTTGTTGCCTGGGCTTACGTATCTTCTCCGTGACAGGTAATCAAGATGGTGCGGCAGGAAGTACTCCAGGGCTGCAAGCTAGTCTTCAGTCGAGTGTTCCCGTCGGATTGCAATCCGCAGGATCAGATAATGTGGAAGATGGCCGAGCAGCTGGGCGCAGTCTGCTGCTCGGAGCTGGATCCCAGCGTTACCCATGTGGTCGCCGTGCATGCCGGGACGGAGAAGGCCCGCTGTGCTGCTGTCAGCAAGAAGTTTTTGCTCCACCCCCGCTGGATCGAGGCCTGCAATTATCGCTGGCGCCGCCAGCCAGAGGAAGATTTCCCTGTACCTGGCCTCAAGGAGGACAAGGGCAAGGAAAAAGTTACAGAAGATGCCACCTGCAATTGAGTAACTGAGTCGTGTAGATTTTATGTACGCAGCTGATTGACTGAGCCTCAAAAATGGCTGATTATCCGAGAGGTCTTGATTGACAAGAAGTTTCGTAAGCGTGTTCCTGACATACAAAGTACTCCATGTATATCTTAGATTCTTACTTATTCTCACGGAATAGGAAGTGCAGCATTTTAAGATATGGTCTGATTATCCGAGTAGGTCTGTAGCGACGCAACTATATACTGTATATCTTAGATTCTTACTTACTCTCACGGACTAGGAAGTGCAGCATTTTAAGATATGGTCTCCCTGATGCGTATGTTCTTTATGGTACTACATGTTGTAGTGCCTGCTGGTCTGAATCTCGTATCAGCCATATCAATAGATGACAGTTGAACGAGTGACAAGCTCTGTTCTGCAGCTTTCTGAAAGCATATATTTCATTTTTTTACGGCCTATTGGATGATGCACCATCGATGGTTCAGTGACTTTACCCCACGCTGGCGGATGAGTTTGTCGGCATAGGGACTCAAAATGCTTGTGCTCATGGAACCAAATATGAATGTTTGCCCAAAATGTTGCGCCCTTTTGCTCAGTGTCATGGATCAACCATGCATCACACAACTGATCATCCTCCCTTGTGTTAAAGCTTTCTCCTCTATTCTTCTTTGGATCAGCAGCAAATCCATCCGGATCAAGGTCATCTCCACCGTCCTCCTCGTTGTAATTCGAATTTAATTCACCAAAATTAGAGTGAACCGCTTTTAAAAATTTAGTTCACTGAAATTCATTTTTTAATTATCGAAATGATTTCCCCTTTTTTATACCAGTACGCATCTGTTTTCAAGAAACAAGGAGAAAACCAGGTTTTTTTTCCCCATCGGAACAGTTCAGTCGCTAAACAGTTCTCATCGAAATAGTTCAACGAAATAACACATCAAAgaataataaaacagaaacagtTCAACGAAACAGATTCTCTCTGAACGGAACAACAAACGAATCGAAACAGTCAACGAATCGAAGAAACAGTGtccttttttttttgagacaatggaAGAAACGTTTACCTACTGGGCTTCGCGAATGAAACCCACTTGCTCTCCCGCAAGCCCGCAATTCCGGGCGTCCAACCTGAACCAGGCTTACGGACCTGGGCCTAGTCCTAACCGACGTTCAACGACAGCCGCCTTGCCCTGTGCCGCGACCCCATATTTCCAAGTCCTCCTTCCTTCTCCAAGTCCCACCCACCCAAATTGCTCCCTCCCTACCCCCGTCGCCCTCACATCGCAGCTTCGATCATGAGCGTCGCCGCCGAGTCACCGTCGCCGTCCCTGTCTTCCCTGAGCGAAGGCGACGATTTCGCCGACATCCTGGacgcggagctcgagctcgcctcttctgCTGACCCCGCCTCCCGTGGCGAGCCCCCTGGGTCACCCAGCCACGAcgaagcggaggaggaggaggaggatttggCGGTCGAACTAGATGCCGTAGGGCAGGGAAGGTACCTCCGCCCCCGCCTTATAGCAAATCGTTCAGCCTGGCAGCTTGGGCTCATTCAGCTCCCGTGAAACTGTGAACAACAGCACATCTAAACAACATAATCTGACAACCAATCCATTCATCCAGCATGTGGTAGTTAAGGGCCCATTTCGCCTTTTGTCCCATCGTTAGCACATGGCTTTATAAGATGAAGTTATGGCCAAACATGGTAAATCTGATGTGCCTTAACACCACCTGAAGCTTCAGATGACAAAACAGACACTTTTGCATTTTCAGTGGAAATGATGTTGGCTCTGCCACCGTCATCCCAACAGGCCTAGGTACAATCGATGAAGTTACGATTAATAGTCGGTCTTATTTTGTTAAATATCTATCTAAATTGTGTTCAGTCATTCATTCGCGAAAGCAATTCGAAGGAAAATGTGACATGATAGGATTGAAGTGAGGAAGTATTGTAGGTACTTATATAAAATTCATTCATCCTGAAAATTGCTGCATCAAGTGGTTCAATGTACTGAGGTAGCAACAGTATGTATTTGTGGATGAAGGACTGAATCTGGATACTGTCAACTGCATTAAATGTGCAGTCACAAAAGGTGTAGAGTGGAGGAACAGCACCAAGATCAAGGAACAGCAACAAGGTCTGGAGAAGATGCCATTGGTATGCTTGTTTTAGTCCTGTTTTGCAGCCATTGAACTTTAGTAGCTCATGTACAGAGATTGTTGTGTTAAATCTATTTTTCATATGAGATCTTCAGTTTCTGAATGCAACTGTAAGTACAGACTCCATTCCATAAGGGGTATTTGTTATGATAATTGTCAATGGGTTCTGTAGGCTCGTGGGTACTCATGCGATCTCAGGCTCTCGGCCTTTGACTTGCTTGTCTAACTAAATCTTGCCACTCCGTATAATGCACATATGATGTCACATTCGTTTCTGTATTTCATTAAGCCTTCTGTTTGACATGTTTCTTGCCATACATCCTACCATGGCTTATGATGTGTTAAAAAAATGAAAGGAAATATTACTGCCACTGCATTCTGGATTCGGCTCAGTTTATTATATCTTGAGTATTGAATGTGCATGGTATGGCAAGATATGTGGAATTATTGAACACATGTTGTAGCAGGCTCAGTTAAAGAtgctcaaatcaagacatgtcctcCACATACTGGATTTATTGGTGGACTTTGCTTTACATGCGGGAAAAACCAAGACGAAGAAGATTTTACAGGAGTCCCTTTTGGTTACATCTCCGAGGTATGTACATAAACCTCCGACTCTCTCTGTAAACATGTGAGGTATAATGGTATTTCTTTATTGCATAATCACCCattttgaaaccaatgttattctaGTATATTCTGTGATTTTCATAATTATACCACCGTTTCTCCTTGCCCTTGCAAAGTACCTTCAGTGTTTTCTTGGATTCTGAACAACTATTTAAATGCAGGGTTTGTGGCTAAGTACTTCAGAAAGGGACAGGCTACGTGGATCTGAAGTGAAGAATCTGTTGCGTGAAAGAAAACTGGTGCTTATTTTAGATTTGGATCATACATTGATTAATTCAACCAGACTCCATGATATTTCTGCTGCTGAGATGGACCTAGGAATTCAATCTGCTGCATCAAAAAGTAAGTTGTATCTATTTGCATTAAATTTTGAGAACTATTAGATGTTTCTATACACGGTGTGAGATTTTATGAATGTCAACATGGAGGCACTGCCTCTGCAAAATGGATGTGACTCTGCTTTGAGTGAAATCATCTCATTTCAGTTTTACACTAATATATTTGAAATTGTTCAAAATCTTCGGGGAAAGGAAATGATAGATTTGTTGTTCACCAGTTTCACTACATTGCAAATTTGTAACATGTACTGACACTTTATGTCCGAATCAGTGATCAAAGTGGCTTGACAACTTTAACCAACAATTTTGTGCCATCACCCATCAGATAGAGTGACACGATAAAAAGAGATTGTTAATGTCATATCGTTGTTCATGGTTATTCTCTCTGTTTAGATTGTATTTTCCAGGAAGATAGTCATCTTTGGTGCCTCGTCATTGCTTATTTTCATAGAATAGTGGGTTCGATGCAGTTTGCACCACTTCGTATTGCTGTTATCTATGGGTCAACCTTTCAATTGTTCTTGTTGACGTCAATGAGTAGACTGATAATGATAGTATAAAATCAACACTTTTTATATGACGAAAGTAGCTGTCTTGCAGTACTTAGTTCCGCTGTATGTCAGACTTCCATTTTATACAATGTAGTTGTTTTCTCCCACCTCAACTTACTTGCACTCATTCTTGTTGAAACCTTTTGTTACTTATCCAGTAATAATGTATATACTTGCGGTAAACCACTGACGTTCCCTAAATGCAGATGATCCAAACATAAGTTTGTTCACCTTACAAGGGATGCACATGCTTACAAAGTTGAGACCCTTTGTCCGTAAATTTTTGGAAGAAGCAAGCAATA
The sequence above is a segment of the Triticum dicoccoides isolate Atlit2015 ecotype Zavitan chromosome 1A, WEW_v2.0, whole genome shotgun sequence genome. Coding sequences within it:
- the LOC119277928 gene encoding RNA polymerase II C-terminal domain phosphatase-like 4, with translation MSVAAESPSPSLSSLSEDDDFADILDAELELASAADSASPGEPPGSPSDDEEEEEDEEEEDEEEDLVVELDAVGQGSNKWRRVEEHHQDQGTATRPEEDAIGSVKDAEIKICPPHPGYFGGLCFRCGKGQDEDVPGVAFGYIHKGLRLGTSEMDRLRGSEVKNLLRERKLVLILDLDHTLINSTRLHDISAAEMDLGIQSAASKNDPDGSLFTLQGMHMLTKLRPFVRKFLEEASSMFELYIYTMGDKAYAVEIAKLLDPGNVYFDSKVISNSDCTQRHQKGLDVVLGADSVAVILDDTEYVWQKHKENLILMERYHYFAASCRQFGFSNQSLSEMMQDERESDGALATILDVLKRIHTIFFDSGVETALSSRDVRQVIKMVRQEVLQGCKLVFSRVFPSDCNPQDQIMWKMAEQLGAVCCSELDPSVTHVVAVHAGTEKARCAAVSKKFLLHPRWIEACNYRWRRQPEEDFPVPGLKEDKGKEKVTEDATCN